One genomic segment of Desulfocapsa sulfexigens DSM 10523 includes these proteins:
- a CDS encoding OmpA family protein produces MKATISVALVQLFFILPITAALGLAADIEGSRDHPQFKRYEGSEIVKYEHRKYDSLIIPLGKATNSQTLKDSREIEGAITRLTYKIPMGRSPLEVIRNYEKELQANGFKVLFSGQKDALGSYFAEAAGYKEIKWPPNVPGLTLNSDKQIYMAAEKTEPGGSAMVTLYGVENRFWAGNLKNVEKGQTLLHVDIIESKIMEEKMVTVAAEEMAEQISASGSIALYGIYFDTDKSTIKPESTDTLEQIAKLLQDKTDLNLLVVGHTDNVGSFGYNLKLAQDRAGAVVRELGQKYGVQPDRLKPVGVSYACPVSSNRSENGRSKNRRVELVEHTP; encoded by the coding sequence CATTGGGCCTTGCAGCCGACATTGAAGGCAGCAGAGATCATCCGCAGTTCAAACGGTATGAAGGTTCGGAAATCGTCAAATATGAACATAGGAAATATGACAGTCTTATCATTCCGCTCGGCAAAGCTACCAACTCACAAACGCTCAAAGATTCACGGGAGATTGAAGGTGCCATCACTCGCCTGACATACAAGATCCCCATGGGACGTTCTCCGCTGGAAGTCATTCGCAACTATGAAAAAGAATTGCAGGCAAATGGTTTCAAAGTGCTCTTTTCTGGCCAAAAAGATGCGTTGGGAAGCTATTTTGCAGAAGCAGCAGGATATAAAGAGATCAAATGGCCACCCAATGTTCCTGGACTTACTCTGAACAGCGACAAACAGATATACATGGCCGCTGAGAAAACTGAACCGGGTGGTTCGGCCATGGTAACTTTGTACGGTGTTGAAAACCGCTTCTGGGCTGGTAATTTAAAAAACGTTGAGAAGGGTCAGACTCTTCTTCACGTGGATATAATTGAAAGCAAAATCATGGAAGAAAAAATGGTTACAGTTGCTGCAGAAGAAATGGCAGAGCAGATCTCAGCTTCCGGCAGTATAGCACTTTATGGGATTTACTTTGATACGGACAAAAGCACTATCAAGCCTGAGTCAACAGACACACTTGAGCAGATAGCCAAGTTACTACAAGACAAAACAGACTTAAATCTTCTCGTGGTCGGGCACACAGACAACGTCGGATCATTCGGCTACAACCTAAAATTGGCCCAGGATCGTGCTGGTGCGGTAGTGAGAGAACTTGGTCAAAAGTACGGTGTTCAACCAGATCGACTCAAGCCTGTTGGCGTGTCGTATGCTTGTCCGGTTTCCTCGAACAGATCAGAAAACGGGAGGAGTAAAAATCGCAGGGTCGAGCTGGTAGAACATACTCCCTGA
- a CDS encoding omptin family outer membrane protease, translating into MKRACFKGFERKATLTTAAAIALMIGATQVNAAKVSTQESTEMTTERAGVSFSARAGVGYLTGQAHEYVYWKELGGHTASELVWDIDSMVMLGIGGTVKPLEWMSINGDVWFNIGDGDGNMVDYDWMVPGMDWTDRSTHDDTDVSTGFMFDMSLELTAFKTSSVSFNGILGFRRDVFEWKAMGGSYIYSSNGFRDTVGNFPDGELGITYEQTFDVPYFGVGMVGDFDQFHFTAKFIASMFVSGEAIDHHHMRDLVTTDDFSGENMWAIDIAASYDITPSLGVEAAYFYESYDTMTGDSTWDFGSGNVSVLSDGAGADLEVSMFSLNLIYTF; encoded by the coding sequence ATGAAAAGAGCATGTTTTAAGGGTTTTGAGAGAAAAGCAACACTTACAACTGCTGCTGCGATTGCCCTGATGATAGGGGCTACTCAAGTAAATGCCGCCAAAGTCAGCACTCAGGAGTCCACTGAAATGACAACTGAACGCGCAGGTGTCAGCTTTTCCGCCCGTGCAGGTGTTGGTTATCTTACAGGACAGGCCCACGAGTATGTCTATTGGAAAGAGCTGGGTGGACACACTGCCAGCGAACTTGTTTGGGATATCGATTCCATGGTCATGTTAGGGATTGGAGGAACAGTCAAACCATTGGAATGGATGAGTATAAATGGTGACGTGTGGTTTAATATCGGTGATGGTGACGGGAATATGGTCGACTATGACTGGATGGTACCCGGGATGGACTGGACTGACAGATCCACTCACGACGATACCGATGTGAGTACCGGCTTCATGTTTGATATGAGCTTGGAACTAACTGCCTTTAAAACAAGCTCTGTCTCCTTTAACGGTATTCTTGGTTTCCGCCGCGATGTTTTCGAATGGAAAGCCATGGGCGGTTCCTATATATACTCTAGTAACGGCTTTCGTGATACCGTAGGAAATTTTCCTGATGGTGAGCTTGGTATTACCTACGAACAAACATTTGATGTACCCTATTTTGGTGTAGGAATGGTGGGTGACTTTGACCAATTCCACTTCACAGCAAAATTCATTGCCAGCATGTTTGTCAGTGGTGAGGCTATAGATCATCATCATATGCGTGATCTTGTCACCACCGACGATTTCAGTGGTGAAAACATGTGGGCCATCGATATAGCAGCATCCTATGACATTACTCCATCCCTTGGAGTGGAAGCAGCCTATTTCTACGAAAGCTATGACACCATGACCGGAGACTCTACCTGGGATTTTGGCTCTGGTAACGTTTCTGTCCTCTCTGATGGGGCAGGAGCAGATCTTGAGGTCTCCATGTTCTCTCTGAATCTAATATACACCTTCTAG
- a CDS encoding HAD-IIB family hydrolase: protein MKRYDKKIYIVLISVHGLIRGHNLELGCDADTGGQTKYVVELARALGEHPDVEKVDLVTRRIVDPSVSDDYSQRFEKLSKNAQIVRIDCGEETYIPKEHLWDCLDNFADSILEYIKLQPEIPSIIHSHYADAGYVGTRLSHLLGIPLVHTGHSLGRSKRRQLLAAGYKREILEARYNITTRIEAEETTLGVAECVITSTSQEVFEQYAAYDHYQPERMRVVPPGTDLQQFFVPEGNEGSSSIATEIYRFLKDPEKPIILALSRPDPRKNILQLIAAYGESPELQQLANLVIISGNRGDISEMDDETQEVLQNILLHIDQYDLYGKVAYPKHHEQSEVAVIYRLAAMSKGVFINPALTEPFGLTLIEAAASGLPVVATEDGGPIDIIGNCQNGYLIDPLDREDIKSKLLDILSHQQQWEEFAQNGILGVRKHYSWQAHTEKFLKILHPLITSTVTTPPFHAKRRKQLHHDRALFTDLDQNLLGNPPALTTFIEALQANRKCVLFGIATGRRLDSAMQALKKHRIPMPNVLITGLGTEIYYNPNLVPDAAWELHIDYLWNPRIVRRALRELPGLKLQPRLEQGRFKVSYYIDPQIAPDIQHINKLLNQEGLAANVVLSFGQYLDVIPVRASKGLALRWVAERYEIPLERILAAGGSGADEDMMRGNMLAVVVANRHNEELSDLAHVDEIFFASRPFAEGILEAIELYNFFETCEIQET from the coding sequence ATGAAAAGGTATGACAAGAAAATCTACATCGTCTTGATCAGCGTTCATGGGTTGATTCGCGGCCATAACCTCGAACTTGGATGCGATGCCGACACCGGCGGTCAAACCAAATACGTGGTTGAACTGGCACGCGCTCTTGGCGAACACCCTGATGTGGAAAAGGTTGATCTCGTGACCCGTCGTATTGTTGATCCGTCAGTCAGTGATGACTACAGCCAACGCTTTGAAAAGCTGTCCAAAAATGCCCAAATAGTTCGGATTGATTGCGGGGAAGAAACATATATTCCAAAAGAACACCTCTGGGATTGCCTTGACAACTTTGCAGATTCCATCCTCGAATACATCAAACTGCAACCCGAAATACCGTCAATTATTCATAGTCATTACGCTGATGCTGGCTATGTTGGAACGCGCCTCTCACACCTTCTTGGTATTCCGCTTGTCCACACCGGCCACTCTCTCGGGCGCAGTAAGCGGCGTCAACTTCTTGCAGCCGGTTATAAAAGAGAAATTCTCGAAGCTCGCTACAACATTACCACTCGTATCGAGGCCGAAGAAACAACACTGGGTGTCGCAGAGTGTGTCATCACAAGTACCAGCCAGGAAGTTTTTGAGCAGTATGCTGCCTATGACCACTACCAGCCCGAACGTATGCGCGTCGTCCCCCCGGGAACTGATCTCCAGCAGTTTTTTGTTCCAGAAGGCAACGAAGGAAGCAGTAGCATTGCAACAGAAATCTACCGTTTTTTGAAGGACCCTGAAAAACCAATCATTCTCGCTCTTTCCCGTCCTGATCCGCGTAAGAATATTCTCCAACTTATTGCCGCATACGGTGAATCACCGGAACTCCAGCAACTCGCAAATCTTGTCATTATTTCTGGCAATCGTGGTGATATCAGTGAGATGGATGATGAAACTCAGGAAGTTCTGCAGAATATCCTGTTGCACATTGACCAGTATGACTTATACGGCAAAGTCGCCTATCCCAAGCACCATGAGCAATCCGAGGTGGCTGTTATCTACCGTCTTGCAGCCATGAGCAAGGGGGTCTTTATCAATCCTGCATTGACCGAGCCCTTTGGCCTGACTCTGATTGAAGCGGCAGCCAGTGGCTTGCCTGTTGTTGCAACCGAAGATGGTGGTCCCATTGATATTATAGGCAATTGTCAGAATGGCTACCTCATTGACCCGCTCGACCGTGAAGACATTAAGAGCAAACTTCTTGACATACTTTCCCATCAGCAGCAGTGGGAAGAATTTGCTCAAAACGGGATACTCGGTGTACGAAAACACTATTCCTGGCAAGCACATACGGAGAAATTCCTTAAGATATTGCATCCCCTGATTACCAGTACGGTCACTACCCCACCATTTCACGCCAAACGCCGTAAGCAATTGCACCATGATCGTGCATTATTCACTGATCTTGATCAGAACCTGTTGGGTAATCCTCCTGCCCTCACTACCTTCATCGAAGCCCTGCAGGCGAACCGAAAATGCGTTCTCTTTGGCATTGCCACCGGTCGGAGGCTGGATTCGGCAATGCAGGCTCTGAAGAAGCATCGGATTCCCATGCCAAACGTGCTGATAACCGGTCTTGGCACTGAAATTTATTACAACCCCAACCTGGTACCGGATGCTGCATGGGAATTACATATAGATTATCTCTGGAATCCACGGATCGTCCGCCGCGCTCTCCGGGAGTTACCGGGTCTGAAACTGCAACCGCGCCTGGAACAGGGCCGTTTCAAAGTCAGTTACTATATTGACCCACAGATTGCCCCTGATATTCAGCACATCAACAAACTACTGAACCAGGAAGGACTGGCAGCCAATGTGGTCCTCTCTTTCGGACAATACCTTGATGTCATCCCCGTCCGTGCATCCAAGGGGCTTGCCCTGCGCTGGGTGGCCGAAAGATATGAAATTCCACTCGAAAGGATACTGGCTGCAGGTGGTTCCGGTGCTGATGAAGACATGATGCGTGGAAATATGCTTGCTGTCGTGGTTGCCAACCGCCACAACGAGGAACTTTCTGACCTGGCACATGTGGATGAGATTTTCTTTGCCTCACGACCGTTCGCGGAAGGCATTCTTGAAGCTATCGAACTGTACAATTTTTTCGAGACCTGTGAAATACAGGAAACATAA
- a CDS encoding HAD-IIB family hydrolase — translation MRLLVCTDLDRTLLPNGFDPESPDARTWFHRLAALPGITLAYVTGRDQKLVREAINEYTLPMPDFVLGDVGSSIYVCKQHEWHPMSDWQAHIAQDWGGFTHSDIAAFLKGNPEIQLQEESKQNTYKVSYYAPIDTNHKTLLPKLQSQLQEHHIDASLIWSLDEPAGKGLLDILPARATKRHAIEFLMEKHGYGFDNTVFSGDSGNDLPVLISPIHSVLVHNASTDVKREGQRMAKAAGTEKALYLAHGGFKGMNGNYAAGILEGVAHYHPEIKTLLESD, via the coding sequence ATGCGCCTTCTTGTTTGTACAGATCTTGACCGTACGTTACTTCCTAACGGCTTCGATCCAGAGTCACCCGATGCTCGCACATGGTTTCACAGACTTGCTGCACTGCCTGGAATAACCCTCGCTTACGTTACCGGGCGTGACCAGAAATTAGTACGGGAAGCTATCAATGAATACACCCTCCCTATGCCAGATTTCGTGCTCGGGGATGTGGGTTCTTCCATCTATGTGTGTAAACAACACGAATGGCATCCCATGTCAGACTGGCAGGCCCACATAGCACAGGACTGGGGCGGCTTTACCCATTCCGACATTGCAGCCTTCCTGAAGGGAAATCCAGAGATACAGTTGCAGGAAGAGAGCAAGCAGAACACATACAAGGTAAGTTACTACGCACCCATAGATACAAATCACAAAACACTTTTACCCAAACTGCAGAGTCAACTCCAGGAACACCACATCGATGCCAGCCTCATCTGGAGCCTGGACGAACCTGCCGGCAAAGGTTTATTAGACATACTTCCAGCCCGTGCCACCAAACGTCATGCCATCGAGTTCCTCATGGAAAAACATGGATACGGATTTGACAATACTGTATTCTCCGGCGACAGCGGCAATGACCTCCCGGTTCTTATCAGTCCGATCCACTCTGTTCTCGTTCATAACGCCAGCACCGATGTTAAAAGGGAAGGACAACGCATGGCAAAAGCAGCTGGAACAGAGAAAGCCCTCTATCTCGCCCATGGTGGTTTCAAAGGAATGAACGGAAATTACGCAGCAGGAATACTGGAAGGTGTCGCTCACTATCACCCTGAAATCAAAACGTTGCTGGAGTCCGATTAA
- a CDS encoding alpha-amylase family glycosyl hydrolase: MYEQVSHSLLNEILTDLKPEIHKKDLRHFYTRLGANFYSIHSLFAVLYGKRDDFKAQMQKLVETMAGQYIQRPAHLKQSDLARENDHNWFLSQEWVGMAQYADGYAKNLSELQQRVHYFLELGVNMIHLMPMMVCPQGASDGGYAVSDFRQIDQRFGSLEDLHNLAGEFQKHGILLTLDVVLNHTSNEHEWAQKAKNGDPTYQEYYYIFDNREVPDMFEVTMPEVFPETSSGNFTWDEDMGKWVMTVFNDYQWDLNYSNPAVFIEMVDIILYWANQGADILRLDAVAFLWKKIGSICQNEREAHLLLQLMKDCCQVTAPGVLFIAEAIVAPVEITKYFGEDAINAKECEIAYNASLMALLWDAVATKNARLLTQGIKSLPDKLERATWLNYVRCHDDIGLGYDDNDIRAVDYEPHAHRQFLIDYYTGKYGDSSSRGLPFGHNDKTGDTRISGSLASLVGLEAALDSGDQAETEDAIKTILLLHSLIMSFGGIPLLYYGDEIGTLNDNSYLEDPAKANDSRWAHRPHINWEKAELRNTPGTVEYKLFSALKKMIAVRKEISAFADFNNRELLDVENPHLFVFARFEYIQPTNRVLVVANFDSVPQHLNLEDIGRKAYFRNDTIRDLYSGEKPAMFNTDLVIPPYQFYWLTDQ, encoded by the coding sequence ATGTACGAACAAGTATCACATTCCCTGTTAAACGAAATACTCACTGACTTAAAACCTGAAATACACAAAAAGGATTTACGTCACTTTTACACCCGCCTGGGAGCAAATTTCTACTCCATCCATTCCTTATTTGCTGTTCTCTATGGCAAGCGTGATGATTTCAAGGCGCAGATGCAAAAACTGGTGGAAACCATGGCTGGACAGTATATCCAGCGCCCTGCCCACCTCAAACAGAGTGACCTTGCACGCGAAAACGACCACAACTGGTTTCTCAGTCAGGAATGGGTCGGCATGGCACAGTATGCAGATGGATATGCTAAAAACTTGTCTGAATTACAGCAACGCGTCCACTATTTTCTGGAACTCGGAGTCAATATGATCCATCTCATGCCGATGATGGTCTGTCCGCAGGGTGCAAGTGACGGTGGCTATGCTGTGAGTGATTTTCGCCAGATAGACCAACGCTTCGGCAGTCTCGAAGATCTCCATAATCTTGCCGGGGAATTTCAAAAACATGGAATTCTCCTGACTCTTGATGTCGTGCTCAATCACACTTCCAATGAACATGAGTGGGCACAAAAAGCAAAGAATGGAGACCCGACCTACCAGGAGTATTACTATATTTTTGACAATCGAGAAGTCCCTGACATGTTTGAAGTTACCATGCCGGAGGTCTTTCCGGAAACCTCTTCAGGTAACTTCACCTGGGACGAGGACATGGGCAAGTGGGTTATGACCGTTTTCAACGACTACCAGTGGGATCTGAACTATAGCAATCCTGCGGTATTCATTGAAATGGTCGATATCATTTTGTATTGGGCAAATCAGGGTGCTGATATTCTGCGCCTCGATGCAGTTGCCTTCCTGTGGAAAAAAATCGGCAGTATCTGTCAAAACGAACGTGAAGCACACCTTCTGCTGCAACTGATGAAAGACTGCTGTCAGGTTACAGCCCCCGGTGTATTGTTTATTGCTGAAGCCATAGTTGCCCCAGTCGAAATCACCAAGTATTTCGGAGAGGATGCTATCAACGCCAAAGAATGTGAAATAGCCTATAACGCCAGTCTTATGGCATTGCTGTGGGATGCGGTTGCAACAAAGAATGCCAGGTTGCTGACGCAGGGCATAAAAAGTCTGCCAGACAAACTCGAACGTGCCACCTGGCTCAATTACGTACGCTGCCATGATGATATCGGTCTTGGCTATGATGATAATGACATCCGGGCAGTGGATTACGAGCCGCATGCTCATCGTCAGTTTCTAATAGACTATTATACCGGAAAATATGGTGATTCCTCATCCCGGGGCCTTCCTTTTGGCCACAATGATAAGACCGGCGACACCCGTATTTCCGGATCACTTGCTTCACTGGTTGGATTGGAGGCGGCATTGGATTCCGGTGATCAAGCGGAAACTGAGGATGCCATTAAAACTATTTTATTATTGCACAGTCTGATCATGTCCTTTGGAGGGATTCCCCTGCTGTACTACGGGGATGAAATAGGCACACTGAACGACAACAGCTATCTTGAAGATCCGGCCAAGGCCAACGACAGCCGCTGGGCCCATCGTCCCCATATCAACTGGGAGAAAGCTGAACTGCGGAACACCCCAGGTACTGTGGAATACAAGCTCTTTTCCGCCTTGAAGAAAATGATAGCAGTACGCAAAGAGATATCAGCCTTTGCTGATTTTAACAACCGTGAACTACTTGATGTCGAAAACCCACATCTCTTCGTTTTTGCACGATTTGAGTACATTCAGCCGACGAACAGAGTATTAGTAGTGGCGAATTTTGACAGTGTACCACAACATCTGAATCTCGAAGATATTGGCCGCAAAGCATATTTTCGCAACGATACTATTCGCGACCTGTATTCAGGTGAAAAACCGGCAATGTTCAATACCGACCTGGTCATTCCGCCATACCAGTTCTACTGGTTGACAGATCAGTAA
- a CDS encoding carbohydrate kinase family protein: protein MNKFIIAGIGELLWDVLEESEELGGAPVNFSYHANSLGAKGYAISTVGDDRRGKAALAVLEKRKMSTRYITVRKGAVTGYVLANVDDKGVASYSFPDDVAWDHLTLAEPTLSLAKEVDAICFGSLGQRSPKARLAIVSFLQATRPDTLRIFDINLRQHFYTTEIIQNSLKLANVLKLNNEELEVLGVINDIKGDERSLLKKLVEKYNLQLAVLTRGGKGSLLVSPAEISSHPGCPTNIVDTIGAGDSFTAATALGLLRGYPLSTINDHANRVAAFVCSQKGAMPLLPVDLRENISKTVQLS, encoded by the coding sequence ATGAACAAATTTATCATTGCAGGAATAGGTGAACTTCTTTGGGATGTTTTAGAGGAGTCCGAGGAACTGGGTGGCGCACCTGTCAATTTTTCTTATCATGCAAATAGCTTGGGTGCAAAGGGCTACGCCATCTCGACCGTGGGGGATGACAGGCGTGGAAAAGCAGCCTTGGCAGTACTGGAAAAACGAAAGATGTCGACAAGGTACATTACCGTTCGTAAAGGAGCTGTTACCGGATATGTGCTTGCCAATGTGGATGACAAAGGTGTCGCATCGTATTCTTTTCCTGATGACGTGGCCTGGGATCACCTAACGTTGGCTGAACCGACCCTGTCCCTGGCAAAAGAGGTGGATGCCATCTGTTTCGGCAGTCTTGGACAACGTTCCCCCAAGGCGCGCCTGGCAATTGTTTCATTTTTACAGGCTACCCGACCTGATACCCTTAGAATTTTTGACATCAATCTGAGACAGCATTTCTACACCACTGAAATAATACAGAATTCTCTAAAACTAGCGAATGTTCTAAAATTAAACAACGAAGAACTCGAGGTGCTTGGAGTCATAAACGACATCAAAGGTGATGAACGTTCTCTCCTGAAAAAACTGGTAGAGAAATATAACCTGCAGTTAGCGGTCCTCACCCGCGGTGGGAAGGGGAGCCTTTTAGTATCCCCTGCTGAAATATCCAGTCATCCTGGGTGCCCCACCAATATCGTGGACACCATAGGTGCCGGCGACTCCTTCACTGCTGCAACTGCTCTTGGCTTATTAAGAGGATACCCCCTGTCAACGATCAACGATCACGCAAACAGAGTTGCAGCATTTGTCTGTTCCCAAAAAGGGGCTATGCCGTTGTTACCAGTGGACCTGCGGGAAAACATATCCAAGACTGTACAATTAAGTTGA